From one Flavobacterium kingsejongi genomic stretch:
- a CDS encoding serine hydrolase domain-containing protein, producing the protein MIKVLFLSVLLLSMFTANVDAQYVTLNGHDVSVSSLDRFILNEIDSKEIPAISIAIINDGKIVYQKNAGVKDFITNKSVDENSIFEAASLSKTVFAYFVMKLVDRGILDLDKPLYKYMIYKDIENDNRYKNITARMVLDHTSGLPNWRTSDFADPKRNFKEGDLYLKFNPGSAYSYSGEGYYFLSKVIAKLTKTDLTTLDNLFQKEVALPLNLQHSWFSINNFIVDHKVTGYMNKKAVIRWPGSLPDLNSKTFGAAGGLHTDAGSYAKFLIALMNGKGLSKKSVNEMFKFQVRLDQNKDYDGDIGWGLGIGIRPGVNGFDYNHRGNNGNFQSYYLINEKDRSGYVFFVSCDKGAEFNERLKKL; encoded by the coding sequence ATGATTAAGGTTTTATTTCTGTCAGTGCTTCTATTATCAATGTTTACGGCAAACGTAGATGCGCAATATGTAACTCTCAATGGACATGATGTGTCAGTATCTTCTCTTGATAGATTTATTTTAAACGAGATTGATTCAAAGGAAATACCCGCGATTTCAATTGCAATCATAAATGATGGAAAAATTGTTTATCAGAAAAACGCCGGTGTTAAAGATTTTATTACCAATAAATCAGTTGATGAAAATTCAATCTTTGAAGCTGCATCCTTATCGAAAACAGTATTTGCATATTTTGTAATGAAACTTGTAGATCGTGGAATTCTGGATTTAGATAAGCCCTTGTATAAATACATGATTTATAAAGATATCGAAAATGATAATCGTTATAAAAATATTACAGCACGAATGGTTTTGGATCATACTTCGGGGCTTCCAAACTGGCGCACATCAGATTTCGCAGACCCTAAAAGAAATTTTAAAGAAGGTGATTTGTACTTAAAGTTTAATCCAGGTTCGGCATATTCTTATTCTGGTGAAGGTTATTATTTTTTATCAAAAGTGATTGCTAAACTTACAAAAACCGATCTTACGACACTAGACAATCTCTTTCAAAAAGAAGTTGCTTTGCCGTTGAATTTACAGCACTCTTGGTTTAGTATAAATAATTTTATTGTAGATCATAAAGTCACAGGCTATATGAATAAAAAGGCAGTAATTCGTTGGCCAGGCTCACTCCCTGATTTAAATTCTAAGACATTTGGAGCGGCTGGTGGCTTACATACAGATGCGGGTAGTTATGCAAAATTTTTAATTGCCTTGATGAATGGTAAAGGTTTGTCTAAAAAGAGTGTGAATGAAATGTTCAAATTTCAGGTTCGCCTTGATCAAAATAAAGATTACGACGGAGATATTGGTTGGGGCTTGGGAATTGGGATCAGGCCAGGAGTAAACGGGTTTGATTATAATCATAGAGGAAATAATGGGAATTTTCAATCCTATTATCTTATTAATGAAAAAGATAGGAGTGGATATGTCTTTTTCGTTAGTTGTGATAAAGGTGCTGAGTTTAATGAACGCCTTAAAAAATTATAA
- a CDS encoding nuclear transport factor 2 family protein — translation MNHKLIIASFILIMLHPLANMAQKTPASESVELYNEILTADQKLFTAFNNCDTATYRKFIKDDIEFYHDLGGLNIGADYEMKSIEEMCARGNHIRRELVKSSLEVHPIKGYGAIEIGIHNFYHTNKGQKEEKFSGTYKFVQIWEHKDGLWKLARVISYGHNEVHND, via the coding sequence ATGAATCACAAATTAATTATCGCCAGTTTTATACTAATAATGCTCCATCCTTTAGCAAATATGGCACAGAAAACACCTGCATCTGAATCTGTAGAACTTTACAATGAAATCTTAACAGCTGATCAAAAACTTTTCACTGCTTTTAATAATTGTGATACCGCAACCTATCGAAAATTTATTAAAGACGATATTGAGTTTTACCATGATCTTGGTGGTCTAAATATTGGCGCGGACTACGAAATGAAATCTATTGAAGAAATGTGCGCAAGAGGGAATCACATCAGAAGAGAATTGGTTAAAAGTTCTCTGGAAGTACATCCAATAAAAGGATATGGTGCTATTGAGATAGGAATACATAATTTTTATCATACCAATAAAGGCCAGAAAGAAGAAAAATTTAGTGGTACATATAAATTTGTACAGATCTGGGAACACAAAGACGGACTTTGGAAACTTGCGAGGGTCATAAGTTATGGACATAATGAAGTACATAATGATTAA
- a CDS encoding helix-turn-helix domain-containing protein: MFSYQEYYTENKFSLFIKKIWVLDNLFNTNIIAGKSVLPNGCFNIAVIEGNGLKIKHVGWDKHLSTGVYFCGQMTQAIEVDILPNSKATMIQIYPWVPSYFILDDMSNFRDAIILIDSFKFNSELIGKLPGQSHRVIYKTIVFVFAPLFKTGSVPDLIYKATSLIMSNNGILAVSQLATELSCSTRHLQKVFKKHIGLSPKQFSLIIKLRNIIDDIAYPKKEILSITDHALDNEFYDQAHFIHAFKSFAKISPKKFNITDYFLTLKNS, encoded by the coding sequence ATGTTTAGCTATCAAGAATATTACACAGAGAATAAATTTTCCTTATTTATAAAAAAAATCTGGGTTTTGGATAATTTGTTCAATACCAATATAATTGCAGGTAAATCGGTACTCCCAAATGGTTGTTTTAATATTGCTGTTATCGAAGGAAATGGTCTTAAAATAAAACATGTTGGTTGGGACAAACATTTAAGCACTGGAGTCTATTTCTGTGGCCAGATGACTCAAGCGATTGAAGTTGATATATTGCCAAATTCAAAAGCAACTATGATTCAGATTTATCCTTGGGTGCCTTCTTATTTTATCTTAGATGATATGAGTAACTTTAGAGATGCAATTATCTTAATTGATAGCTTCAAATTTAACTCAGAACTAATAGGAAAGTTACCAGGTCAGAGCCATCGAGTTATATATAAAACTATAGTTTTTGTATTTGCACCATTATTTAAAACGGGATCAGTTCCGGATTTGATTTATAAAGCCACGAGCTTAATAATGAGTAATAACGGAATACTTGCAGTTTCTCAATTAGCAACGGAATTAAGTTGCTCAACTAGGCATCTCCAAAAAGTATTTAAGAAGCATATTGGATTATCTCCTAAACAATTCTCGCTTATAATTAAACTCCGCAATATAATTGATGATATTGCTTATCCTAAAAAAGAAATTTTATCAATAACAGATCATGCTCTTGATAATGAGTTCTACGATCAGGCTCATTTTATACATGCTTTTAAATCATTCGCTAAAATTTCTCCAAAAAAATTCAATATTACAGATTACTTTTTAACCTTAAAAAATAGTTAG
- a CDS encoding DUF1349 domain-containing protein: MKKIFLILVCTFTIIMEGNAQKLSSMHWLNEPAEWEIKDNKLTMEVTPQSDYWTKSHYEFTVHDGPFLYTERSGEFETVVKMSGVYKTRFDQVCLMLRIDENNYIKTGVEYVDGVYNISTVHTIDKSSWSVMALKEKPKNVWMKAVRRLDAVEIFYSLDGKNFTMTNTVYFPEFKTVQVGMMAASPDGNGFKAIFEEFKIIHLPDKRRLEWLQKNQ, encoded by the coding sequence GTGAAAAAAATATTTTTAATCTTAGTATGTACCTTTACAATTATTATGGAAGGAAACGCCCAAAAATTAAGTTCGATGCACTGGCTAAATGAACCCGCTGAATGGGAAATTAAAGACAATAAATTGACAATGGAAGTTACGCCGCAATCGGATTATTGGACCAAAAGTCATTATGAATTTACTGTTCACGATGGTCCTTTTTTGTATACAGAAAGAAGTGGCGAGTTTGAAACGGTGGTAAAAATGAGTGGAGTTTACAAAACACGATTCGATCAAGTATGTTTGATGCTGCGAATTGATGAAAATAATTACATCAAAACGGGTGTAGAATACGTGGATGGTGTTTATAATATTAGTACCGTTCATACCATCGATAAAAGTTCTTGGAGCGTGATGGCTTTAAAAGAAAAGCCCAAAAATGTTTGGATGAAAGCCGTACGAAGATTGGATGCTGTAGAAATTTTTTATTCCCTAGATGGAAAAAACTTCACCATGACCAACACCGTTTATTTTCCAGAATTCAAAACAGTGCAAGTAGGAATGATGGCCGCAAGTCCCGATGGAAATGGTTTTAAAGCTATTTTTGAAGAATTTAAAATAATCCATCTTCCAGACAAAAGACGTTTAGAATGGCTACAGAAGAATCAATAA
- the istA gene encoding IS21 family transposase yields the protein MANKITDMSKIRKVIKFYCNGKSKLFISSYLSLSRNTVKKYISLFEVLELSFELIDQKTDAELELLFSQTSVEAISPRLQTLYDFFPKMERELKKVGVTVQHMWEQYIAVNPDGYRTSQFHYHYNIWGKRVNPVMHMNHKAGDKMYVDYAGKTLSIIDIDTGEVKEVQFFVAILGASQYTYAEASMSQQKENFVDSVENAMRFFEGTPAAIVPDNLKSAVIKSSRFEPTINETLADLAEHYETTILPARAYRPRDKSLVEGAVKILYRRIYVTIKETKFFSLEELNQQIWDLLDSHNNRKLTGRPYSRFELFLEDEKEKLRPLPQDRFEIKYQSFATVMQNGHVQLSQDKNYYSVPYQYVKKKAKLLYTKSTVEIYYKYNRIAVHPRNYKPYVYTTTPEHLASTHQFVAQWSAARFIEWANNIDESVGEYIMQIIESRNHPEQAYKSCLGILNFEKKVGRQRLINACRRALDFKIYNFKTIQNILENNLDHIDFDQEPEQELPDHSNIRGKHYYN from the coding sequence ATGGCAAACAAAATAACAGACATGAGTAAAATTAGAAAAGTAATTAAATTCTATTGTAATGGAAAGAGTAAGTTATTTATAAGTAGCTACTTATCCCTTTCAAGAAATACGGTAAAGAAATATATTTCTTTATTTGAAGTTCTCGAATTAAGCTTTGAATTAATCGACCAAAAAACCGATGCAGAGCTGGAACTTTTATTCTCCCAGACTAGTGTAGAGGCCATTAGCCCGAGATTACAGACACTTTATGATTTTTTTCCTAAAATGGAACGTGAACTAAAAAAAGTTGGCGTTACCGTACAGCATATGTGGGAACAATATATTGCTGTAAATCCTGATGGTTATCGAACTTCACAATTTCATTATCATTACAATATATGGGGCAAACGAGTTAATCCGGTCATGCATATGAACCATAAGGCTGGTGATAAAATGTATGTTGATTATGCCGGAAAGACACTCTCAATTATTGATATAGATACTGGAGAAGTCAAAGAAGTACAATTTTTTGTAGCAATATTGGGCGCTAGCCAATACACGTATGCTGAAGCTTCCATGAGCCAGCAAAAGGAAAACTTTGTTGACTCGGTAGAAAATGCCATGCGCTTTTTTGAAGGCACTCCTGCCGCCATTGTTCCAGATAATTTAAAATCTGCCGTAATAAAAAGCAGTCGTTTTGAACCGACAATCAATGAAACCCTGGCTGATTTAGCAGAACATTACGAAACCACAATTTTACCTGCCAGAGCTTACAGGCCCAGAGACAAGTCACTAGTTGAAGGAGCTGTTAAGATATTATATCGAAGGATTTATGTAACCATAAAAGAAACTAAGTTCTTTTCTCTGGAAGAATTAAACCAGCAGATCTGGGATTTACTTGACTCTCACAATAACAGAAAACTGACAGGACGCCCTTATTCCCGCTTTGAATTATTTTTAGAAGACGAGAAAGAAAAACTGCGTCCACTCCCACAAGATCGTTTTGAAATTAAATACCAGTCTTTTGCAACAGTAATGCAAAACGGTCATGTTCAATTAAGCCAGGACAAAAACTATTACAGCGTTCCGTATCAATATGTAAAGAAGAAAGCCAAGCTGTTATATACCAAATCAACAGTAGAGATTTATTATAAATACAATCGAATAGCTGTACATCCAAGAAACTACAAACCTTATGTCTATACAACAACTCCTGAGCATTTAGCCAGTACACATCAATTTGTAGCCCAATGGAGTGCTGCCCGCTTCATTGAATGGGCTAATAATATTGATGAGTCAGTAGGAGAATATATAATGCAGATAATCGAAAGCAGAAATCATCCAGAACAGGCTTATAAAAGCTGTTTAGGAATACTGAATTTTGAAAAAAAGGTAGGCAGACAGCGATTAATAAATGCCTGCAGGCGGGCACTTGATTTTAAAATTTACAATTTTAAGACCATACAAAACATTTTAGAAAACAACTTGGATCATATTGATTTTGATCAAGAACCTGAGCAGGAACTTCCCGATCACAGTAACATAAGAGGAAAACACTATTATAACTAA
- the istB gene encoding IS21-like element helper ATPase IstB: MNESTVTKMKQMKLYGMFNAFKTAIESGKTDHYTLDQFVSMIIDAEWDERYNRRIERSITNAKFHYKSNIESINFDVSRNLDRNMVLRLAECEFIEKNENILITGSTGVGKSYLGTALGYQACIQGFKVSYFNTSKLFARLKMAKADGTYLRELTKIQRQDVIILDDFGLQALDSHNRITLLEIIEDRHNNGSIIVTSQIPVQGWYDIIGEKTIADAILDRLIHQSHRLELHGESMRKKRGINKE; this comes from the coding sequence ATGAATGAATCCACAGTAACCAAAATGAAACAAATGAAGCTTTATGGCATGTTTAATGCTTTTAAAACAGCCATTGAAAGCGGGAAAACAGATCATTATACCCTTGACCAGTTTGTATCGATGATTATTGATGCAGAATGGGATGAAAGGTACAATCGTCGTATTGAACGAAGTATCACTAATGCCAAATTCCATTACAAATCAAATATTGAAAGTATCAATTTTGATGTATCACGTAACCTGGACCGAAACATGGTACTGCGTCTGGCAGAATGCGAATTTATAGAGAAAAACGAAAACATTTTAATCACTGGAAGCACCGGTGTCGGTAAAAGTTATTTAGGTACTGCATTAGGTTATCAAGCCTGTATACAGGGTTTTAAGGTAAGTTATTTTAATACCTCAAAATTGTTCGCTAGACTAAAAATGGCTAAAGCAGATGGTACTTATCTACGGGAACTTACCAAAATACAAAGACAGGATGTTATAATACTTGATGATTTTGGACTCCAGGCACTTGACAGCCATAACCGAATTACTCTTTTAGAGATCATAGAGGACAGGCATAATAACGGCTCTATAATCGTGACATCACAAATACCAGTTCAAGGCTGGTATGATATAATTGGAGAAAAAACGATAGCCGATGCAATATTAGACAGACTTATACACCAATCTCATAGGCTTGAATTACATGGAGAATCCATGAGAAAGAAAAGAGGAATAAACAAAGAGTGA
- a CDS encoding AAA family ATPase, protein MAEGRLDLELEVQEIFQSIDEGRNFLLSGGAGSGKTYSLVSVIRQAILENPTAKVACMTYTNAAVKEIEERVNHKNLNVSTIHDFLWDNIKHFQKELKEAICKFRLY, encoded by the coding sequence ATGGCTGAAGGAAGATTAGATTTAGAACTTGAAGTACAAGAAATATTTCAATCAATTGATGAAGGCAGAAATTTTCTTCTTAGTGGCGGAGCTGGAAGTGGCAAAACCTATTCTTTAGTAAGTGTAATTCGTCAGGCAATTTTAGAAAATCCAACTGCCAAAGTTGCTTGTATGACCTATACGAATGCGGCTGTTAAGGAAATTGAAGAAAGAGTAAATCATAAAAATTTAAATGTATCTACAATCCACGATTTTCTTTGGGATAATATAAAGCATTTTCAAAAAGAACTTAAAGAAGCTATTTGCAAATTCCGGTTATATTGA
- a CDS encoding ATP-dependent endonuclease, whose product MKYITYSRRIKTNQILLQAIKKIKKIEVENFRLLKTFSMDLEKELSLVIGKNNTGKTSILSVLDKFINEKSKFSYDDLNIDFKNELENLIKSANVPDEFPSKGIKLKIYIEYNDTDDLSNISRVLMDLDPDNNNIVLGFEYTVSYDDFLRIKADFAVFASSENAKNVKKKEYKPRELKDFLKQNLEAYFKIRKFSFEYDTAINKITETKPIDLVSENINLKDIISFKYISARRDVTNKEKENTLSKQTSSLYKKKEDSSDKTQATEDFKDQLAETDSTLSDIYKDLFKDVIKKVQNFGGVKLNDTDIAIISTLQHRELLEGNTTVVYTHDDHKLPEHYNGLGYMNLISMIFEIEILVQDFKKDKDKKPSDINLLIIEEPEAHTHPQMQYVFIKNIKKLLREGVKRDDGINRPLQYIITTHSSHIVADSDFDDIKYLKATTKNNVTAKNLNDLRKQYDADPSQYQFLKQYLTISRAEIFFADKAVLIEGDTERILIPTFMRKVDLEELARLKAENKEDNFLPLLSQNISIIEVGAYSQIFEKFIEFLGIKSLILTDIDALKVVKQDDNGQDIWGACPVDEGTKTSNSAINHFLKAVTWDALKTLSAASRTINLGSSKVCICYQQEESAYHARSFEDAFIHINRTFVNGKKDEFHGLQNRKLFDIATNNAFVLADKCIKKKTHFALDILYNSDEEFTNWYIPAYIKNGLLWLKED is encoded by the coding sequence ATTAAATATATTACCTATTCCAGAAGAATAAAAACTAATCAAATACTATTACAAGCTATTAAGAAGATAAAAAAAATAGAAGTTGAAAATTTCCGATTACTGAAAACTTTCTCAATGGATCTTGAAAAAGAACTTTCTCTTGTTATTGGAAAAAATAATACAGGTAAGACTTCTATTCTTTCAGTTCTTGATAAATTTATAAATGAAAAAAGCAAATTTTCTTATGATGACTTGAATATTGATTTTAAAAATGAATTAGAAAATTTAATAAAATCAGCTAATGTTCCAGATGAATTTCCATCAAAAGGCATTAAACTGAAAATTTATATTGAATACAACGATACTGATGATTTGTCTAACATCAGCAGGGTGTTGATGGATTTAGACCCTGACAATAACAATATTGTTTTAGGTTTTGAATATACTGTAAGCTATGATGATTTTTTAAGAATAAAAGCTGACTTTGCAGTCTTCGCAAGCAGTGAAAATGCAAAAAATGTTAAGAAGAAAGAATACAAGCCAAGGGAACTAAAAGATTTTCTAAAGCAAAACTTAGAAGCATATTTTAAAATTCGTAAATTTTCTTTTGAATATGATACAGCTATAAACAAGATTACCGAAACTAAACCAATTGACCTTGTTAGCGAAAACATTAATTTAAAAGATATCATTAGCTTCAAGTACATAAGTGCAAGAAGAGATGTGACAAATAAGGAAAAGGAAAACACACTCTCAAAACAAACTTCTAGCCTTTATAAAAAGAAAGAAGATAGTAGTGATAAAACCCAGGCTACTGAGGATTTCAAAGACCAACTTGCTGAAACAGATAGTACATTGAGCGACATCTACAAAGACTTATTTAAGGATGTAATAAAAAAAGTCCAGAATTTTGGTGGCGTTAAGTTGAATGATACTGATATAGCAATTATTTCAACATTACAACACCGAGAATTGCTTGAAGGCAACACTACAGTAGTGTACACTCACGATGACCATAAGTTACCGGAGCACTACAACGGTTTAGGCTATATGAACTTAATAAGTATGATCTTTGAAATTGAAATTTTGGTGCAGGATTTCAAAAAAGATAAAGACAAGAAACCATCGGATATTAACTTACTTATTATAGAAGAACCGGAAGCTCATACCCATCCCCAAATGCAGTACGTATTTATAAAGAATATAAAAAAGCTGCTTCGGGAAGGTGTCAAAAGAGATGATGGTATAAACAGACCATTACAGTACATAATTACAACGCATTCATCACACATCGTCGCAGATAGCGATTTCGATGATATTAAATATTTGAAAGCAACAACAAAGAATAACGTAACTGCAAAAAATCTAAATGATTTGAGAAAGCAGTATGACGCAGACCCAAGTCAGTACCAATTTCTAAAACAATATTTAACCATAAGCAGGGCTGAAATTTTCTTTGCCGATAAAGCAGTGTTAATTGAAGGAGACACTGAAAGAATATTGATACCTACCTTTATGCGTAAGGTTGATTTAGAAGAACTAGCACGCTTAAAAGCAGAAAATAAAGAAGATAATTTTCTTCCGTTATTATCACAAAACATATCTATTATTGAGGTTGGGGCATATTCCCAAATTTTCGAAAAATTCATTGAATTTCTTGGGATAAAATCTTTAATATTAACAGATATTGATGCTCTTAAAGTCGTAAAGCAAGATGATAATGGACAAGATATTTGGGGAGCTTGCCCTGTCGATGAAGGAACAAAAACCAGCAATTCAGCGATTAACCATTTTTTAAAAGCTGTTACTTGGGATGCACTGAAAACATTATCGGCAGCAAGCAGAACAATCAATCTTGGTAGCTCTAAGGTTTGTATTTGCTATCAACAGGAAGAAAGTGCTTATCACGCAAGAAGTTTCGAAGATGCTTTTATTCACATCAACCGAACTTTTGTAAACGGTAAAAAAGATGAATTTCACGGATTACAAAATAGGAAGTTATTTGATATTGCTACAAATAATGCTTTTGTGTTAGCTGATAAATGCATCAAAAAGAAAACTCATTTCGCTTTGGATATTTTATATAATAGCGATGAAGAATTTACCAATTGGTATATTCCTGCATATATTAAAAATGGTTTGTTATGGCTGAAGGAAGATTAG
- a CDS encoding class I SAM-dependent methyltransferase: MKLIENATAEKLRGGFYTPEPIAEFVLRWGINGSNDFDILEPSCGDGVFLEQLKNLKSKYNSITAIEFDEIEAKKADKIELENKQVINDDFHTYCNNTEKRFDLVVGNPPYIRFQFFDRNQQAEAGDIFIKAGLKYSKLTNAWVSFVVGSSLLLKDKGGKIGFVLPAEILQVSFALQLRKFIAQFYNKINIISFEKLVFPDIQQEVVLLLCEKNGTKEHNIEHIELKDASELKKLDTARLKSPQKKIDFKSNKWTFYFLEQEEIDFLENIAKKRNIPTLGKYAKVEVGITTGANDFFTVPLTTVEEYKLEDYAKPMVGRSVQVNSVIFTKEDWEKNKFSKAKAHLLAFPDRVNLNQNNGAAKYIAHGESLNIHKGYKTGIRNDWFVVPSLKISDALFIRRNNLYPRLIINQAEAYTTDTMHRVFVKPNTDIQALTASYYNSLSLAFAEVSGRSHGGGVLELMPNEAEKILLPYHKANAELLSKIDELIRDKTDIEEVLKITNEVILKQHYGLTDKEIKLAHSIWRKLSKRRLNRGKNL, encoded by the coding sequence ATGAAGCTAATTGAGAACGCAACAGCCGAGAAATTAAGAGGCGGATTTTATACGCCTGAGCCTATTGCAGAATTTGTTTTGCGTTGGGGAATTAATGGTAGCAATGACTTTGATATACTTGAACCAAGTTGTGGCGATGGTGTGTTTTTGGAACAACTGAAAAACTTAAAATCAAAATACAATTCAATTACAGCCATTGAATTTGATGAAATAGAAGCTAAAAAAGCGGATAAAATTGAACTTGAAAACAAGCAAGTAATCAATGACGATTTTCATACTTATTGTAATAATACAGAAAAGCGGTTTGATTTAGTTGTAGGCAATCCGCCTTACATTCGCTTTCAGTTTTTCGACAGAAATCAGCAAGCAGAAGCGGGAGATATTTTTATAAAAGCAGGTTTAAAATATTCAAAACTCACAAACGCTTGGGTTTCTTTTGTAGTTGGCTCTTCTTTACTATTAAAAGATAAAGGCGGAAAAATCGGTTTTGTTTTGCCAGCAGAAATTTTGCAGGTTTCCTTTGCTTTGCAATTGCGAAAATTCATTGCACAGTTTTACAATAAAATCAACATCATATCATTTGAAAAATTAGTATTTCCGGATATTCAGCAAGAAGTAGTTTTATTACTTTGCGAAAAAAATGGAACTAAGGAACATAACATTGAACACATCGAATTAAAAGATGCCAGCGAGCTAAAAAAACTTGACACCGCAAGACTAAAAAGCCCACAAAAGAAAATTGATTTCAAATCGAACAAATGGACTTTCTACTTTCTAGAACAAGAAGAAATTGATTTTCTAGAAAATATTGCAAAGAAAAGAAATATACCAACGCTTGGAAAATATGCAAAAGTTGAAGTTGGTATAACAACTGGAGCAAACGATTTTTTCACAGTTCCACTTACAACAGTTGAAGAATATAAACTTGAAGATTACGCTAAACCAATGGTCGGCAGAAGTGTGCAGGTAAATAGTGTAATTTTTACTAAAGAAGATTGGGAAAAGAATAAATTCTCAAAAGCAAAAGCCCATTTATTGGCATTTCCTGATAGAGTAAACTTAAATCAAAACAATGGGGCTGCAAAATATATTGCCCACGGTGAAAGTTTAAACATTCATAAAGGTTACAAAACAGGAATAAGAAATGATTGGTTTGTAGTACCATCTTTAAAAATTTCCGATGCTTTGTTTATCAGACGGAATAATCTTTATCCAAGATTAATCATAAATCAGGCAGAAGCATATACGACTGACACAATGCACCGTGTTTTTGTAAAACCTAACACGGATATTCAAGCATTAACAGCAAGTTATTACAATTCGCTTTCATTGGCATTTGCAGAAGTTTCAGGAAGAAGTCACGGTGGCGGTGTATTGGAATTAATGCCAAACGAAGCAGAAAAAATATTGCTTCCATATCACAAAGCTAATGCAGAATTATTATCAAAAATTGATGAATTAATTCGAGACAAAACCGACATTGAAGAAGTGCTAAAAATCACAAACGAAGTAATCTTAAAACAACATTACGGCTTGACAGATAAGGAAATAAAGTTAGCTCATAGCATTTGGAGGAAGTTGTCTAAACGCAGGTTAAATCGAGGAAAAAATTTATAA